From Pagrus major chromosome 2, Pma_NU_1.0, one genomic window encodes:
- the LOC141019343 gene encoding extracellular calcium-sensing receptor-like, with protein sequence MGVPAAKFLMFLFLIWRKPGLTAALDNCVFLGEEEENSLYEDGDVVIGGLFPLHYSPVSSLPTYKTKPTPYTYKYFNSRALRWIQTMTFAIKEINQRSDLLPQLKLGFHILDSSADIPVALRASLLLVNGQPETGKRAEIMNRDKGQKRNIGSNLGCAAIQRTVSPVIIGEAASGVSMALLRSLGSFHIPLVSYFASCSCLSNQKDFPTFMRTMPSDAFQVKALARLVSYFGWTWVGVIGLESDYARFAIQLFLQESEQYGVCAAYTHFYPVVLNQQALNELLDVIQMASSKVIINFCSDSEMKGILTEIRRRNITGLQWIASEAWASAKLLGVKFGDLLTGTLGFAIRRADVIPGLKQHLTSLRPSHIHESAFLAEYWEELFNCRLNGSVNSHSHGGDNYQDRLPCKGTEDLNDVYSSYFDVTQLRVSYNVYKAVYLVAHALQDMSTCIVGLGPFLNGTCADPKKFKPWQLIYYMKHANFSALGAKVSFDQNGDPIAYYDLLNWQKRPDGSLHLVKVGFYDASLPAGRSLVINDSVIQWPDGKQGSRSVCSESCPPGSRIARRKGEPICCFDCVPCAEGEVSNKTDSLECLRCSEDTWPNEDRELCIPKTIEFLSYHDLMGIVLCVVSVFGACVSLSILAIFFTCKDTPLVRANNMELSFLLLVFLAVCFLVGLLFIGEPSDWLCRIRYPAFGISFALCISCLLAKTAVVLVAFKSTLPGSNAMKWFGPNQQRASALLGTAVQVIISLIWLLTSPPHANNNTNYHSATIIMECVPGSEVGFWCVLGYIGILACMCFLMAFLARRLPDNFNEAKFITFSMLIFFAVWITFIPVYVSSAGKYTVAVHIFAILASAFGLLFCIFAPKCYIIILKPEKNSKKYMMKR encoded by the exons ATGGGAGTGCCAGCTGCAAAGTTtcttatgtttctttttctcatttggCGCAAACCTGGTTTAACTGCTGCTCTGGATAACTGTGTTTTCttgggggaagaggaggaaaacagtCTGTATGAAGATGGAGATGTAGTTATCGGGGGCTTATTCCCTCTACACTACAGCCCTGTGTCTTCTCTTccaacatacaaaacaaaaccaactcCTTATACATATAAATA TTTCAATTCTCGAGCTTTGCGCTGGATCCAGACAATGACTTTTGCAATCAAAGAGATCAACCAGCGCAGTGACCTCTTGCCACAGCTCAAGCTGGGTTTCCATATCCTTGACAGTTCTGCTGACATTCCTGTGGCTCTGAGAGCATCTTTGCTGTTGGTGAATGGCCAGCCAGAGACAGGCAAGAGAGCTGAAATCATGAACAGAGACAAAGgtcaaaaaagaaacattggTTCTAATTTAGGCTGTGCTGCCATACAAAGGACTGTGTCCCCAGTAATCATAGGAGAAGCTGCCTCTGGAGTGTCTATGGCTCTGCTAAGAAGCCTGGGTTCTTTCCATATCCCCCTG GTGAGCTATTTTGCATCCTGCAGCTGTCTGAGCAACCAAAAGGACTTCCCCACATTCATGCGCACAATGCCAAGTGACGCGTTCCAGGTCAAAGCCCTGGCCCGTCTGGTTAGTTATTTTGGCTGGACCTGGGTGGGAGTCATTGGTCTGGAATCTGATTATGCCCGCTTTGCCATCCAGCTCTTTCTGCAAGAGTCAGAGCAATatggtgtgtgtgctgcctACACACACTTCTACCCTGTAGTCCTGAATCAGCAGGCTCTAAATGAGCTACTGGATGTTATTCAG ATGGCATCCTCAAAGGTCATCATTAACTTCTGTAGTGATTCAGAGATGAAGGGTATTCTGACAGAAATCCGACGTCGGAACATAACCGGTCTGCAGTGGATCGCCAGTGAAGCTTGGGCGTCTGCCAAATTACTCGGGGTAAAGTTTGGAGATCTCCTGACAGGAACACTTGGATTTGCCATCCGGAGAGCTGATGTGATTCCAGGGCTGAAACAACACCTCACTAGTCTCAGACCATCCCATATTCATGAATCAGCTTTCTTGGCAGAATACTGGGAAGAGTTGTTTAACTGTCGACTGAATGGGTCAGTGAATAGCCACTCTCATGGGGGTGACAACTACCAAGACAGATTGCCATGTAAAGGAACAGAGGATTTAAATGATGTTTACTCTTCGTATTTTGATGTGACACAGCTAAGAGTGTCCTATAATGTCTACAAGGCTGTGTATCTGGTTGCCCATGCCTTGCAAGATATGAGTACCTGCATAGTGGGCCTGGGGCCTTTTCTTAATGGCACCTGCGCAGACCCAAAGAAATTTAAACCTTGGCAG CTAATCTACTACATGAAGCATGCTAATTTTTCAGCACTGGGGGCGAAAGTCAGCTTTGACCAAAACGGTGACCCGATTGCATATTATGATCTCTTGAACTGGCAAAAGAGGCCTGATGGGTCACTACATTTGGTGAAAGTTGGTTTCTATGATGCCTCTTTGCCTGCTGGACGCAGCCTGGTCATAAATGACTCAGTGATTCAGTGGCCTGATGGGAAACAG GGTTCCCGGTCTGTATGCAGTGAAAGCTGTCCTCCAGGTTCCCGCATCGCAAGGAGAAAAGGGGAACCGATCTGCTGTTTCGATTGTGTCCCCTGTGCAGAGGGAGAAGTCAGCAATAAGACTG ATTCTTTAGAGTGCCTACGCTGCTCAGAGGACACATGGCCCAATGAAGACAGAGAACTCTGCATCCCAAAGACTATTGAGTTTCTGTCTTACCATGACTTAATGGGTATTGTGCTATGTGTTGTATCCGTCTTCGGGGCTTGTGTTTCCCTCTCCATCCTCGCCATATTCTTTACATGCAAAGACACACCACTTGTTCGGGCCAACAACATGGAATTGAGCTTCCTCCTCTTGGTGTTTCTTGCTGTCTGTTTCCTTGTTGGCCTGTTGTTCATTGGCGAGCCTTCAGACTGGCTTTGCCGCATTAGGTACCCAGCATTTGGAATTAGTTTTGCTCTCTGCATCTCATGCCTCCTAGCAAAGACAGCAGTTGTCCTAGTGGCCTTCAAGTCCACACTGCCAGGAAGTAATGCCATGAAGTGGTTTGGACCCAACCAGCAGAGAGCCAGTGCACTTTTAGGAACGGCTGTTCAG GTAATAATATCTCTCATCTGGCTGCTCACCAGTCCGCCTCAtgccaacaacaacacaaattacCACAGTGCTACCATCATCATGGAGTGTGTTCCTGGTTCAGAGGTTGGCTTCTGGTGTGTTCTTGGATACATCGGGATCCTGGCCTGCATGTGCTTTCTAATGGCTTTTTTGGCTCGGAGGCTGCCAGATAATTTTAATGAGGCAAAGTTTatcaccttcagcatgctgatattcttTGCAGTGTGGATTACTTTTATCCCAGTTTATGTGAGCTCAGCTGGGAAATACACAGTGGCTGTCCATATTTTTGCTATTTTAGCCTCAGCTTTTGGTCTtctcttttgcatttttgctcCAAAGTGCTATATCATAATTCTGAAACCCgaaaaaaacagcaagaaatacatgatgaaaagatga
- the LOC141019349 gene encoding extracellular calcium-sensing receptor-like yields MIGGIFPVSKKDMSATWTFEGEPPRVKCAGFYMRAFRWTQVMIFAIEEINNDPVVLPNISLGYRILNSCASPTNALRAALTLASRPEEIDLASPCLPAISALIAESGSSQSLAVAGTLGPFQVPIVSYFSTCACLSDRAKYPSFFRTIPSDYFQAKALAALVKHFGWQWIGAIQSDNDYGRNGILAFIQEVKKLGVCVAFVGTILRTYSKDKILDVVEMIKQSTVRVILAFVPEGDFYPLMKEVVKQNITGIQWIGSEAWITAIQPSTPEIYQAFGGALGFVVQKMAIPNLKQFLTGISPYTDPSATFVRDFWEIMVTDQLKRVNFRNQFGDNVFFDVNGDPPASYDIINWQLIDGQVPTSVCSNVCPAGTRKAQIKGKPTCCFDCITCADGTIANSTADCTPCPQEYWSNESKDECIPKMIEFLTYHEPMGIAITIVSLLGASLTLATMMVFLCYRETPVIKASNSELSCFLLFSLFLCFLCPLTFLGRPTVWTCMLRHTAFGVTFALCISCVLGKTIVVVTAFKATIPGNKVAGKFGPAQQRIIVCFCTLVQIVICVLWLNLKPPFPDMVFKYSNKKIILECNTGSEAAFYAVLGYIGILAIICLVLAFLARKLPDNFNEAKFITFSMLIFCAVWVTFIPAYVSSPGKFTVAVEIFAILSSAIGLLLSIFAPKCYIILIKPKKNTKKHVMGKTVHKNI; encoded by the exons ATGATTGGGGGGATTTTCCCAGTTTCCAAAAAAGATATGAGTGCAACCTGGACATTCGAGGGTGAGCCACCCCGAGTGAAGTGTGCAGG ATTTTACATGAGAGCTTTTCGCTGGACCCAAGTGATGATATTTGCAATTGAAGAAATCAACAATGATCCTGTTGTCTTGCCAAACATATCTCTTGGCTATAGGATTCTTAACTCTTGTGCATCTCCTACAAATGCCTTACGTGCTGCTCTAACACTGGCTAGTAGACCAGAGGAGATAGATTTGGCTTCCCCTTGTCTTCCAGCTATATCTGCACTGATAGCAGAGTCAGGATCATCTCAGTCTTTAGCTGTGGCTGGTACTCTCGGACCGTTTCAAGTGCCAATA GTAAGTTACTTCTCAACGTGTGCCTGCCTGAGCGACAGAGCTAAATATCCTTCGTTTTTTCGGACAATCCCCAGCGACTACTTCCAGGCAAAAGCATTGGCAGCACTTGTCAAGCATTTTGGCTGGCAGTGGATTGGGGCCATACAGTCAGACAATGATTACGGGCGAAATGGGATCCTGGCTTTTATTCAGGAGGTTAAAAAGCTGGGGGTTTGTGTCGCGTTTGTTGGGACAATTCTACGTACATATTCTAAGGATAAGATCCTGGATGTCGTGGAAATGATCAAGCAGTCAACTGTCAGAGTCATCCTGGCTTTTGTTCCAGAGGGTGACTTTTACCCTTTGATGAAAGAGGTTGTGAAACAGAACATTACAGGCATTCAGTGGATTGGCAGTGAGGCCTGGATAACAGCAATTCAACCCTCTACACCTGAGATCTACCAAGCTTTTGGTGGAGCCCTAGGATTTGTGGTGCAGAAAATGGCTATTccaaatttaaaacaatttcttACAGGCATTAGCCCTTATACTGATCCAAGTGCAACCTTTGTGAGGGATTTTTGGGAGATCATG GTCACAGATCAACTAAAAAGGGTGAATTTCAGGAATCAGTTTGgtgataatgtgttttttgatgtCAATGGTGACCCTCCTGCTTCTTATGATATTATTAACTGGCAGCTGATAGATGGGCAA gttcCGACATCGGTGTGCTCAAATGTTTGTCCAGCAGGGACCAGAAAAGCTCAAATAAAGGGAAAACCCACCTGCTGTTTTGACTGTATCACATGTGCTGATGGTACTATAGCCAACTCAACAG CTGACTGCACACCCTGTCCACAGGAATACTGGTCCAATGAAAGTAAAGATGAGTGCATTCCTAAAATGATTGAGTTCCTGACATATCACGAGCCGATGGGAATAGCTATCACAATTGTATCCCTGCTAGGGGCCTCCCTGACTCTGGCTACAATGATGGTATTTCTATGCTACAGAGAAACTCCTGTGATCAAGGCCAGCAACTCTGAactcagctgtttcctgttgttttccctttttttgtgttttctctgtccCCTCACTTTCCTCGGCAGACCCACAGTCTGGACATGCATGCTGCGCCACACAGCTTTCGGTGTGACATTTGCACTTtgtatttcctgtgttttgGGAAAAACTATTGTTGTTGTTACGGCTTTCAAAGCCACAATTCCTGGCAACAAAGTTGCAGGAAAGTTTGGTCCTGCACAGCAAAGGATCATTGTTTGCTTCTGCACTTTGGTTCAGATAGTGATATGTGTGTTGTGGCTTAACCTAAAACCTCCTTTCCCAGACATGGTTTTCAAATACAGCAATAAGAAGATCATTTTAGAATGTAACACAGGCTCTGAAGCTGCTTTCTATGCAGTCCTGGGGTACATAGGAATCCTTGCAATAATATGTTTGGTCCTGGCATTTCTAGCAAGAAAGTTGCCTGATAACTTTAATGAAGCcaaatttattacatttagcatgctgatattctgcGCTGTCTGGGTTACTTTTATCCCAGCatatgtcagctctcctggaAAGTTCACTGTAGCTGTTGAAATATTTGCAATTTTGTCTTCGGCAATTGGTTTATTGCttagcatttttgcacctaaatgttacataatattGATCAAGCCAAAGAAAAATACCAAGAAACATGTCATGGGAAAAACTGTGCACAAAAACATATGA